Proteins encoded by one window of Camelus bactrianus isolate YW-2024 breed Bactrian camel chromosome 9, ASM4877302v1, whole genome shotgun sequence:
- the CIC gene encoding protein capicua homolog isoform X13, with protein sequence MYSAHRPLVPASGAASRGLGMFVWTNVEPRSVAVFPWHSLVPFLAPSQPDPSVQPSEAQQPASHPVASNQSKEPAESAAVAHEQPPGGTGNADPGRPPGATCPESPGPGPPHSLGVVEPGKGPPPTTEEEAPGPPGEPRLDSETESDHDDAFLSIMSPEIQLPLPPGKRRTQSLSALPKERDSSSEKDGRSPNKREKDHIRRPMNAFMIFSKRHRALVHQRHPNQDNRTVSKILGEWWYALGPKEKQKYHDLAFQVKEAHFKAHPDWKWCNKDRKKSSSEAKPTSLGLAGGHKETRERSMSETGTAAAPGVSSELLSVTAQTLLSSDTKAPGSGSCGAERLHTVGAPGSARPRAFSHSGVHSLDGGEVDSQALQELTQMVSGPASYSGPKPSTQYGAPGPFAAPSEGGTLAASGRPPLLPTRASRSQRAASEDMTSDEERMVICEEEGDDDVIADDGFSTTDIDLKCKERVTDSESGDSSGEDPEGSKGFGRKVFSPVIRSSFTHCRPSLDPEPPGPPDPPGAFGKGYGPTPSSSSSSPASSSASAATSFQLGSGTFKAQESGQGSTTGPLRPPPPGAGGPATPSKATRFLPTDPATFRRKRPESVGGLDPPGPSVIAAPPSGGGSVLQTLVLPSNKEEREASGARMPSAPAPPLAYGAPAAPLSRPAATMVTNVVRPVSSTPVPIASKPFPSSARAEASPNDTAGGRTETVTGSRAPGGSPLGVSLVYSDKKSGATTSTAPHLVAGPLLGTVGKAPATVTNLLVGTPGYGAPAPPAVQFIAQGGPGSGAAAGSGAGAGSGPNGPVPLGILQPGPLSKAGGITQVQYILPTLPQQLQVAPAPAPGTKAVAPSGPAPTTSIRFTLPPGTSTNGKVLAATAPTPGIPILQSVPSAPPPKAQSVSPVQAPPPGGSAQLLPGKVLVPLATPSMSVRGGGAGQPLPLVSPPFSVPVQNGAQPPSKIIQLTPVPVSTPSGLVPPLSPASLPGPTSQPQKVLLPSSTRITYVQSASGHALPLGTSPASSQAGTVTSYGPTSSVALGFTSLGPSGPAFVQPLLSGQAPLLAPGQVGVSPVPSPQLPPSCTAPSGPVITAFYPGSPIPTSSASLAQPSQAPPGLVYTVATSTTPPAATILPKGPSAPATATPAPTSPFPSATAGSMTYSLVAPKAQRPTPKAPQKVKAAIASIPVGSFEAGAPGRPGPAPRQPLEPGPAREPSASESELEGQPTTPAPPLPPETWVPPARSSPPPPPPAEERTSSKGPETMASKFPSSSSDWRVPGLGLENRGEPPTPPSPAPAPASAPGSSSGSSEGSSGRAAGDTPERKEAASTGKKVKVRPPPLKKTFDSVDNRVLSEVDFEERFAELPEFRPEEVLPSPTLQSLATSPRAILGSYRKKRKNSTDLDSAPEDPTSPKRKMRRRSSCSSEPNTPKSAKCEGDIFTFDRTGAGTEAEDVLGELEYEKVPYSSLRRTLDQRRALVMQLFQDHGFFPSAQATAAFQARYADIFPSKVCLQLKIREVRQKIMQAATPTEQPPGAEAPLPGPPPTGTAAAPVPTPSPAGGPDPTSPGSDSGTTPAAPPLPPPPEPGPGQPGWEGPPQPSPPPSGPSTAATGR encoded by the exons ATGTACTCAGCCCACAGGCCCCTGGTGCCCGCGTCCGGCGCGGCCTCCCGTGGCCTCGGCATGTTCG TGTGGACAAACGTGGAACCTCGCTCTGTGGCCGTGTTCCCCTGGCACTCCTTAGTCCCCTTCTTGGCGCCCAGCCAGCCTGACCCCTCTGTGCAGCCAAGTGAAGCCCAGCAACCTGCCAGCCACCCAGTGGCCTCCAATCAGAGCAAAG AACCTGCTGAGTCGGCGGCTGTTGCTCACGAGCAGCCACCAGGCGGGACAGGGAATGCTGACCCTGGGCGGCCCCCGGGAGCTACATGCCCTGAGAGCCCAGGGCCCGGACCCCCCCACAGTTTGGGGGTGGTGGAACCTGGAAAGGGCCCCCCTCCCACCACTGAGGAGGAGGCCCCTGGTCCACCAGGAGAGCCCCGGCTGGACAGTGAGACGGAGAGTGACCATGATGATGC CTTCCTCTCCATCATGTCTCCTGAGATCCAGTTACCTCTGCCGCCTGGGAAACGCCGGACCCAGTCCCTCAGCGCCTTGCCCAAGGAACGAGACTCATCTTCAGAGAAGGATGGACGCAGCCCCAACAAG CGGGAGAAGGACCATATCCGGCGGCCCATGAATGCCTTTATGATCTTCAGCAAGCGGCACCGGGCCCTGGTCCATCAGCGTCACCCCAACCAGGACAACCGGACTGTCAGCAAGATCCTGGGCGAGTGGTGGTATGCCCTGGGACCCAAGGAGAAACAGAAGTACCACGACCTGGCCTTCCAG GTGAAAGAGGCCCACTTTAAGGCCCACCCAGACTGGAAGTGGTGCAACAAGGACCGGAAGAAGTCCAGCTCAGAGGCCAAGCCTACTAGcctggggctggcaggagggCACAAGGAGACGCGGGAGCGGAGCATGTCGGAGACAGGCACTGCCGCTGCCCCTGGAG TGTCCTCGGAACTCCTGTCTGTCACAGCCCAGACGCTCTTGAGCTCGGACACCAAGGCTCCGGGGAGCGGCTCTTGTGGGGCAGAACGTCTGCACACAGTCGGGGCACCTGGCTCAGCCCGGCCCCGAGCCTTCTCCCACAGCGGGGTCCACAGCCTCGATGGTGGGGAAGTAGACAGCCAGGCACTACAGGAACTGACTCAG ATGGTGTCTGGCCCTGCATCCTACTCTGGCCCAAAACCTTCCACGCAATATGGGGCTCCAGGCCCCTTTGCAGCCCCCAGTGAGGGAGGCACCCTGGCGGCCAGTGGGCGGCCTCCACTGCTGCCCACCCGGGCCTCCCGTTCCCAGCGTGCCGCCAGTGAGGACATGACCAGTGACGAGGAGCGCATGGTCATCTGTGAGGAGGAAGGGGATGATGATGTCATTG CTGACGATGGCTTCAGCACCACTGACATTGACCTCAAGTGCAAGGAGCGGGTGACTGACAGCGAGAGCGGAGACAGCTCTGGGGAAGACCCAGAGGGCAGCAAG GGCTTTGGCCGGAAGGTGTTCTCACCTGTGATCCGTTCCTCCTTTACCCACTGCCGTCCATCACTGGACCCTGAGCCCCCAGGGCCCCCAGATCCACCTGGAGCCTTCGGCAAAGGATATGGgcccaccccatcctcctcctcgtcctcgcctgcctcctcctcagcctcAGCAGCCACCTCCTTCCAACTGGGCTCAGGGACCTTCAAGGCCCAGGAGTCAGGTCAGGGCAGCACAACAGGCCCCCTTCGGCCCCCaccccctggggctgggggcccagcGACACCTTCTAAGGCCACCCGGTTTCTCCCCACGGATCCTGCCACCTTCCGGCGCAAGAGACCTGAAAGTGTAGGGGGCCTGGATCCACCAGGCCCCTCAGTCATTGCGGCACCTCCCAGTGGTGGGGGAAGTGTCCTGCAGACACTGGTCCTGCCCTCAAACAAGGAGGAACGGGAGGCCAGTGGAGCTCGCATGCCTTCGGCCCCAGCCCCACCGCTGGCCTATGGGGCCCCAGCAGCACCCCTGTCCCGCCCGGCTGCCACCATGGTCACCAACGTGGTCCGGCCTGTCAGCAGCACTCCTGTGCCCATTGCCTCTAAgcctttcccttcctctgcccGGGCGGAAGCGTCTCCAAATGATACAGCAGGTGGCAGGACTGAGACAGTCACTGGGTCCCGGGCACCTGGGGGCTCCCCACTAGGTGTCAGCTTAGTGTATTCAGATAAGAAGTCGGGAGCAACCACCTCAACAGCCCCACATCTGGTGGCTGGGCCCCTACTGGGCACTGTGGGGAAGGCACCTGCCACTGTCACCAACCTGCTGGTGGGCACCCCGGGCTATGGGGCCCCAGCACCCCCCGCTGTTCAGTTTATTGCCCAGGGGGGCCCTGGCAGTGGGGCAGCTGCGGGCTCAGGAGCAGGTGCTGGGAGTGGCCCCAATGGGCCAGTGCCCCTGGGCATCCTGCAGCCAGGTCCCCTGAGCAAGGCTGGGGGAATCACCCAAGTGCAGTACATTCTGCCCACGCTGCCCCAACAACTTCAAGTggcacctgccccagcccctgggaccAAGGCAGTGGCTCCCAGCGGCCCTGCACCCACTACCAGCATCCGTTTCACCCTCCCGCCGGGCACCTCCACCAACGGCAAAGTCCTGGCTGCCACTGCGCCCACTCCTGGCATCCCCATCCTGCAGTCTGTACCCTCTGCCCCGCCCCCCAAAG CCCAGTCAGTTTCTCCTGTGCAGGCCCCTCCCCCAGGTGGCTCAGCCCAGCTGCTACCCGGGAAGGTACTGGTGCCCTTGGCCACCCCTAGCATGTCAGTGCGGGGTGGAGGGGCCGGCCAGCCACTGCCCCTGGTGAGCCCACCCTTCTCAGTACCTGTGCAGAATGGTGCTCAGCCACCCAGCAAG ATCATCCAGCTGACTCCGGTACCTGTGAGCACACCCAGCGGCCTGGTGCCGCCCCTCAGCCCAGCCTCGCTCCCTGGACCCACCTCTCAGCCTCAGAAGGTCCTGCTGCCCTCCTCTACCAG AATCACCTATGTGCAGTCAGCCAGCGGGCATGCGCTGCCCCTGGGCACCAGTCCTGCGTCTAGTCAGGCTGGAACAGTCACTTCGTACGGACCCACGAGCTCGGTAGCCCTAGGCTTCACCTCACTGGGGCCCAGTGGCCCCGCCTTCGTGCAGCCCTTGCTTTCAG GCCAAGCCCCGCTGCTGGCTCCCGGCCAGGTGGGCGTGTCGCCTGTGCCCAGTCCCCAGCTGCCTCCCAGCTGCACAGCCCCCAGTGGTCCTGTCATCACAGCGTTTTACCCCGGcagccccatccccacctcctcaGCATCCCTGGCCCAGCCATCTCAGGCTCCACCAGGCCTGGTCTACACTGTGGCCACCAGCACCACCCCACCTGCTGCCACCATCCTGCCCAAGGGCCCATCGGCCCCTGCCACTGCCACCCCGGCCCCTACCAGCCCTTTCCCTAGTGCCACAG CAGGCTCCATGACCTACAGCTTAGTGGCCCCCAAAGCCCAGCGGCCCACCCCTAAGGCCCCCCAGAAAGTGAAGGCGGCCATCGCCAGCATTCCTGTGGGCTCCTTTGAGGCAGGTGCCCCTGGGCGGCCAGGCCCTGCACCCCGTCAGCCCTTGGAGCCTGGCCCAGCCCGTGAGCCCTCTGCATCTGAGTCTGAGCTGGAGGGGCAGCCTACAACGCCGGCCCCCCCACTGCCCCCAGAGACCTGGGTTCCCCCAGCCCGGAGCAgtcccccgccacccccacctgCTGAGGAGCGGACCAGCTCCAAGGGGCCTGAGACCATG GCCAGCAAATTCCCAAGCTCATCTTCAGACTGGCGCGTCCCTGGGCTGGGTCTGGAGAACCGTGGGGagcctcccacccctcccagcccGGCCCCggctccagcctcagcccctggtagcagcagcggcagcagcgagggcagcagtgggagggcagctggggacaCCCCTGAGCGCAAGGAGGCGGCCAGTACCGGCAAGAAGGTGAAGGTGCGGCCCCCGCCCCTGAAGAAGACCTTTGACTCTGTGGACAA CAGGGTCCTGTCGGAGGTGGACTTCGAAGAGCGCTTTGCTGAGCTGCCCGAGTTTCGGCCTGAGGAGGTGCTGCCCTCGCCCACCCTGCAGTCTCTGGCCACCTCACCCCGGGCCATCCTGGGCTCCTACCGCAAGAAGAGAAAGAACTCCACTG ACCTGGACTCTGCCCCTGAGGACCCCACCTCGCCCAAGCGCAAGATGAGGAGACGCTCCAGCTGCAGCTCAGAGCCCAACACCCCCAAGAGTGCCAAGTGCGAGGGGGACATCTTCACCTTTGACCGTACAGGTGCTG GTACAGAAGCTGAGGATGTGCTCGGGGAGCTGGAATATGAGAAAGTGCCATACTCATCACTACGGCGCACCCTGGACCAGCGCCGGGCCCTAGTCATGCAGCTCTTCCAGGACCATGGCTTCTTCCCATCAG CCCAGGCCACAGCAGCCTTCCAGGCCCGCTACGCAGACATCTTCCCCTCCAAGGTCTGTCTGCAGTTGAAGATCCGTGAGGTTCGCCAGAAGATCATGCAGGCGGCCACTCCCACAGAGCAGCCCCCCGGAGCTGAGGCCCCCCTCCCTGGACCACCCCCCACTGGCACTGCTGCTGCCCctgtccccactcccagccctgctGGGGGCCCTGACCCCACCTCACCTGGCTCGGACTCTGGCACGACCCCGGCTGCCCCGCCACTGCCTCCACCCCCAGAGCCAGGGCCTGGACAAcctggctgggaggggccccCTCAACCCTCACCACCCCCTTCTGGCCCCTCCACAGCTGCCACAGGCAGGTGA